A region of the Streptomyces sp. NBC_00442 genome:
AACGCACTGCACGACGACGACCGTGAAGACGCCGAACGGTTGCATGCCGCCATGTACGGCCAAGTCGTGCCCGATGTGGTGGACCAAGGCCTCGTGGTAGTCGCCCGGCGTGGTCGGGCTGGGGCGCACGACGGTGGTGAGCATAGGGATTCCTCCTTGATGGATGGGGGGTCACCGGGACCCGGAAAGCCTGCTGAGCGCCTCACGGTCAATCAGGCCCGCAGCGAGGAGAGCGCGGGCCGCGTTGTAGTGAGGGGGGTTACTGGCGGGTGTGTGCTCTTCGTTGTGAATGAACTCGGCGAGACTGCGCTCCAGATCTTTCTCGGTTACCTCTTCCATGACCTCTCCCTGCTTGTCGCCGGTTTCTGTTTAACAAGAATCGCGCAAGCCGCCCCCCTTGTCAACCCGTACATGCAGATGGATGCTAGATTCTGTTAAACACTTACCTAGGGGGAGCGATGGGACGACCCGCCACCGGACAGACCAAGGTCATGGGCTTCCGACCGCCGAAGCCGCTGCGCGACGAGTTCGAAGCGCTCGCCAAGTCCGAGGAGCGCTCGCCCTCCGACGCGCTCGTTGAGGCCATGCATGACTGGGTCAAGAAGAAGCGGCGCGAACGGACCGCCGAGTAGGAGCAGCCCGAAGCGCCGTAGACTCGAACACGTGTCCGAACAGCCGTCTCGTCTCACCCAGCTCCACTTCCTGCGCCGCTACCTGCTCCAGGAGCTCGCCCGGGTCGACGGCTGGATCGCGCGCGAGGAGGAACGCGCTGCCGCCATGGCCCGCAAGGCGCCCCCGCCCCCACCGGACTGGGTGATCTCCACCATGAGCAGTGGCCGCGGGGCCCTACCGCAGGGCGTCCACACGGGCACCTGCGGCATGGCCCCCGGAGCCCGACGGCCCATCACCCGCGAGCAGGCCCTCGCCGCGCTCAGCGAAGGGATCCCGGCCTGCGAGTTCTGCCGGCCCGACACCGGGCTCGGCTGGCTGGAGTGAGCCGGCCGCCGCACCCTGGATCCATGGCCGATCGCCGGATCATCGTCGTCTATCCGCCCGACGAGCAGGGCGCTCGCCGCGTGCGCATCGACGGCACGATCCTCGGCCGGGCCACCGACCTGCACGACCTCGTCATCTGGCTCCGCCGGGCCGGGCTGGATGTCGACGACCTTGATGTCGTCCGGTCGCCGCTCATCGAATGGCGCGGCGGCGGGCCGGACTTCTGGGAGGCGGAATGAGCCAACCACAAACGTGAAACATGCAACTCCCCTACCGCCGCCCGAGTTGCGGGATGGTGTCCGGCATGGAATCCACCGAGAACACAGGCTTCGTTCAGGTAGTCATCCAGACCATCGGCACCCTGCACCCGGGCGCGATCGACCTCATCGGCGACGGCCTCTTCTACGACCTCAGCGACAAGCTGCGGAACCCCCACGAGGACCCGGCGATGCGCCACAAGACCGGGCTGGACCGGGAGGTGTACCAGCACGTGATCAACACCCCGGGAGCAGACCCGTTGATCAACCGCATCGTCACCGAAACGCAAGCCCTCATCGCCCAGCGCTCCGAAAACCTCCAGCTCACCCACGTGACGATCGCGTGCCGCGGGGGACGCCACAGGTCGGTGGCCATCGCGGAAATCGCGGCACAGTACCTGCGTGCCGAGGGAGCCGGCGTCGAGATCGAGCACCGGCACATCGAGCAGCCCGTAGTGCAGTAAGGACACCCCGCAGCGCGAGTACCGGCCGCTTGAACCCTCCCGAAGGGGGACAGGCTCGTCGGCGCGGTGGACCCGCGGCGTAGGGCTACGTGGCGTCGGATCCGGATCGTCGGCGCAAGACGCTGCGCAGTCGACGCGCGGCGTGGCGTCCGCCGCTCTTCCACCACTGCCAGCTGAAGTACACGGTGACTGCTGCCGTGATCGCGGCCCATGCGGTCTCACCGGAGAGGGCCCTCTCGGTGCAGACGAGGGACAAGGTGACGGTCACGGCGGCATACGAGCGGAACGCCGTGATCCACCCTGCTTGGGCGGCTCCTGCGATGCTCAAGGCGATGCATACGGCGATGTCGGCCAGGAGCGTGTTCATGGTGGGCCCCCAAGGGCGGGATGCGGCGGCAGTCACGGTGCCGGGCGATGCCGTGGGCGTGGTCGTCTCTGAGATCGCCGCCGGCGCTGGTGTGGACCCCCGCAGTGGCGGGGAAGTCGTGCAGCTCGGCAGGAGGCCAAGACCCTGTTCGCGGTAAACCCCGCAGCGGCGGGGAGCTTTCACCGTAGCGCGGGTGCCGCTCGGCCGTGGCGGGTTCGCCAGTTAGGGCCTGAGCCTGTTTCTAAGTCTGTAGACACGACTACAATCAAGCTGTAGAGTGGTCTACAGAAGGGGCGAGGGTCGCACCCAGGAGAGGCCGCCATGCTGACGATCACCACACGCGCCGGCGATTACTACGGCGACGGCAGCAGCAATCACATCTGGGAGACCCGCGACGCCGACGGTGAACTCATCGCGGAGCTCTACATCTCCACCGACCGCAACGAGATCATGAACATCGAGGTCAATGAGGACCACCGCGGCGAAGGCCACGCCCGCGCCCTCTATCAGGCCGCCAGCTCGCAGATCCCCGTCTTCCATGCACCCGTCGCCCACCGCACCGCCGAGGGCAACGCCTTCGCAGAGGCCGTAG
Encoded here:
- a CDS encoding RapZ C-terminal domain-containing protein, with the translated sequence MESTENTGFVQVVIQTIGTLHPGAIDLIGDGLFYDLSDKLRNPHEDPAMRHKTGLDREVYQHVINTPGADPLINRIVTETQALIAQRSENLQLTHVTIACRGGRHRSVAIAEIAAQYLRAEGAGVEIEHRHIEQPVVQ
- a CDS encoding DUF6233 domain-containing protein; the protein is MSEQPSRLTQLHFLRRYLLQELARVDGWIAREEERAAAMARKAPPPPPDWVISTMSSGRGALPQGVHTGTCGMAPGARRPITREQALAALSEGIPACEFCRPDTGLGWLE